The Proteiniborus ethanoligenes genomic interval ACTATACTGTGATTTCTTCCCCATAAAAAATACCTCCAAGTAGATAATCTAATTTTAATTAATTAGACTGTCTACTTTGGAGGTATCATATCAATTGCTTGTAGGGGTTTTGTTTTCAGGCTCTAAATTAGTATTTAGTATTGACTAATGACTAATTTAGTGTTAATCTTTACACAAGATTTTTTAGAGATGAGCATAATTAATAAAATTTGACTAGAGAAACTTTAAAATTAAATATCAAATATATACTCATGTAAATGTCAATCCCAAAATGTATAATTTTTAGAATCTCAAAATGTACATTTATTAGAATTTAATTGTTACTACTTTTCTTTGATTCAAGCTGATCCATCTTATCCTTTAAACGATAAGAAGGACCAGTTATTTTTATTATTGTTGAATGGTGTATTAACCTATCTAGAATTGCATTAGCAAGGGTTATATCTGAAAATACTTCTCCCCACTTGCTAAATGGTTGATTAGTCGTTATTATTGTAGAATTCTTTTCATATCTCTTATTTATTAGCTGAAATAACAGATTTGCACCTTGTTTATCTATAGGTAAATATCCTATTTCATCTATAATTAGCAGCTTATACTTGGAAAAGTGCTTTAACTTGGCTTCTAATCTATTCTCTGCATGAGCCTTGTTTAGTTGCATAATTAGATCATGGCAGGATATGAAATATGTTATATATCTTTTTTTAGCTGCTGCAATTCCTAGTGCAACAGCTAAATGGCTCTTTCCTACCCCCGAAGATCCATAAAAAAGTATATTTTCTTTATTCTCTAGAAATCTTAAACTCTCCAAATCTAACAATTGAGCTTTATTTATTGATGGTTGGAAATCAAAATCAAAATCTTCTAGTGTCTTTTCAAAAGGAAAAGCAGATACTGCTATTTGAATCTTTGAAGCTCTATCATTTCTAAAATCTAATTCCTTTTCTGTCAAGTGTAATAATGCATCCGTAAATGGAATTTGATTTTTAGTTATTTCCTCTATATAGTTAGGTAAGTAACTTCTAAATTTCTCTAACTTTAAAGTCTCTAGATTATTAAGTAGTTTTGTATAGCTTGTCATATTAATCACTCCTCAAGAAAAATATCCATACTCTTTAAGTTGTTTTCAATGAATTCCTCAATCCTTTCATCAGAATAATGCTTAAGAGCATCTGAACGAAGTATTTCTTTTACATGCTCTTTTTTGTAATGAAGAATTTTATCAGATATCCTATGACAAGCAATTAAATCTTTTGTATAATAGATATATATTTCAGAATCAATTTCTGA includes:
- the istB gene encoding IS21-like element helper ATPase IstB — translated: MTSYTKLLNNLETLKLEKFRSYLPNYIEEITKNQIPFTDALLHLTEKELDFRNDRASKIQIAVSAFPFEKTLEDFDFDFQPSINKAQLLDLESLRFLENKENILFYGSSGVGKSHLAVALGIAAAKKRYITYFISCHDLIMQLNKAHAENRLEAKLKHFSKYKLLIIDEIGYLPIDKQGANLLFQLINKRYEKNSTIITTNQPFSKWGEVFSDITLANAILDRLIHHSTIIKITGPSYRLKDKMDQLESKKSSNN